The following proteins are co-located in the Tachysurus vachellii isolate PV-2020 chromosome 19, HZAU_Pvac_v1, whole genome shotgun sequence genome:
- the slc17a9b gene encoding solute carrier family 17 member 9b, giving the protein MAILQKHGKNSSPDLASVKDGSADHFEAVGHQKKWPESNQCWSRPVARIWTVVLLLGTCLLYCARVAMPICAVSMAERFSWSKRESGMVLGSFFWGYCFTQVLGGYISDRVGGEKVMLLSAAAWGAMTAFTPILAHFCSQPIVSMTVSRFLMGLLQGVHYPSLASLCSQKVVESERGFLMSTVGSGSYLGTLVIGGIGSLMLDLYGWESVFYISGLLSVLWAYCMWKYLLKGEGPIITLESLGSAGTQSKLSRRNWLRLLKQPAVCAVIITHLCTASTFFTLLSWLPTFFKDTFPDSKGWIFNVIPWLVAIPSSLFSGCLSDHLISQGFDIASVRKLMQFFSMGVSSVFTLFLCGTTTFPMAVAFVSATMGLTTFSHSGVSVNVQDLAPSCAGALFGVMNTCGAFSGVIMVYFSGYLIETTGSWASVFALITVVNLLGLGMFLTYAEARRVDLEAMKGRYIHI; this is encoded by the exons ATGGCAATTCTACAAAAACATGGCAAGAACTCCAGTCCAGACCTGGCCAGTGTTAAAGACGGTTCTGCAGATCATTTTGAAGCAGTTGGACACCAGAAAAAGTGGCCTGAGTCAAATCAGTGCTGGTCCAG GCCTGTAGCACGGATCTGGACAGTGGTGCTGCTGTTGGGGACATGTCTCTTGTACTGTGCCCGTGTGGCCATGCCCATCTGTGCCGTGAGCATGGCCGAGCGCTTCAGCTGGTCCAAGAGGGAGTCAGGAATGGTGCTGGGCAGCTTCTTCTGGGGCTACTGCTTCACTCAGGTCCTTGGCGGCTACATCAGTGACAG GGTGGGAGGAGAAAAAGTGATGTTGCTGTCTGCTGCAGCATGGGGAGCCATGACCGCGTTCACGCCCATCCTGGCCCACTTCTGCTCTCAGCCCATCGTCTCCATGACCGTGTCCCGCTTCCTCATGGGCCTCCTGCAGG GTGTTCATTACCCCTCTCTGGCTAGTCTGTGCTCCCAGAAAGTGGTGGAGAGTGAGCGCGGTTTCCTCATGAGCACTGTAGGGAGCGGCTCATATCTGGG gacattGGTGATTGGAGGAATAGGCTCACTCATGCTGGACCTGTATGGTTGGGAGAGTGTGTTCTACATCTCCGGCCTCCTGTCAGTGCTTTGGGCTTACTGTATGTGGAAATACCTTCTGAAGGGAGAAG GTCCCATCATTACACTAGAATCACTGGGCAGCGCTGGAACCCAGTCCAAACTGTCCCGAAGAAACTGGCTTCGTCTCTTAAAACAACCAGCTGTGTG TGCGGTCATTATTACACACCTGTGCACTGCTAGCACCTTCTTCACCCTGTTGTCGTGGCTGCCGACTTTTTTTAAGGACACCTTCCCTGATTCCAAG gGTTGGATCTTTAATGTGATCCCGTGGCTTGTGGCCATTCCCTCCTCGCTGTTCAGTGGCTGCCTGTCCGATCACCTGATCAGCCAGg GGTTTGATATTGCTTCAGTGAGAAAGTTAATGCAG ttctttTCTATGGGTGTATCCAGTGTGTTCACACTGTTTCTATGTGGCACCACTACGTTCCCCATGgctgtggcctttgtgtctgctACTATGGGCCTGACCACCTTCAGTCACAG TGGTGTTTCAGTTAACGTCCAGGATCTTGCACCGTCCTGTGCTGGTGCGTTGTTCG gtGTGATGAACACCTGCGGTGCATTTTCAG GGGTGATCATGGTGTATTTCTCGGGCTATCTGATCGAGACCACAGGCTCATGGGCGTCAGTGTTTGCCCTCATCACCGTAGTGAACCTCTTGGGTTTAGGAATGTTCCTAACGTATGCCGAGGCACGCAGGGTTGACCTCGAAGCTATGAAGGGACGCTACATACACATCTGA